In Papio anubis isolate 15944 chromosome 20, Panubis1.0, whole genome shotgun sequence, a single window of DNA contains:
- the LOC101010706 gene encoding cAMP-specific 3',5'-cyclic phosphodiesterase 4C isoform X1 yields MQGPPAPAPAPGPSSPRGSPRGSPGLFRKLLVNQSIRLQRRFTVAHPLCFDLENGLSCGRRALDPQSSPGLGRVIQAPVSHSQRRESFLYRSDSDYELSPKAVSRNSSVASDLHGEDMIVTPFAQVLASLRTVRSNVAALARLQCLGAAKQGPVGNPSSSNQPPPPAEDTGQKLALETLDELDWCLDQLETLQTRHSVGEMASNKFKRILNRELTHLSETSRSGNQVSEYISRTFLDQQTEVELPKVTAEEAPQPMSRISGLHGLCHGASLSSATVPRFGVQTDQEEQLAKELEDTNRWGLDVFKVAELSGNRPLTAIIFSIFQERDLLKTFQIPADTLATYLLMLEGHYHADVAYHNSLHAADVAQSTHVLLATPALEAVFTDLEILAALFASAIHDVDHPGVSNQFLINTNSELALMYNDASVLENHHLAVGFKLLQAKNCDIFQNLSTKQRLSLRRMVIDMVLATDMSKHMNLLADLKTMVETKKVTSLGVLLLDNYSDRIQVLQNLVHCADLSNPTKPLPLYRQWTDRIMAEFFHQGDRERESGLDISPMCDKHTASVEKSQVGFIDYIAHPLWETWADLVHPDAQDLLDTLEDNREWYQSKIPRSPSDLTNPEWGGPDRFQFELTLEEAEEEDEEEEEDGEETALDKEALELPNTELLSPEAGPDPGDLPLDNQRT; encoded by the exons CTTTGACCTGGAAAATGGGCTCTCATGCGGGAGGAGGGCCCTGGACCCTCAGTCCAGCCCTGGGCTGGGCCGGGTCATCCAGGCTCCAGTCTCGCACAGCCAGCGGCGCGAGTCCTTCCTGTACCGCTCAGATAGTGACTATGAACTCTCACCCAAGGCCGTGTCTCGGAACTCCTCTGTGGCCAGCGACCT ACATGGAGAGGACATGATTGTGACGCCCTTTGCCCAG GTCCTGGCCAGTCTGCGGACGGTTCGGAGCAACGTGGCGGCCCTTGCCCGCCTGCAATGCCTAGGAGCAGCCAA GCAGGGACCCGTCGGAAACCCTTCATCCAGCAATCAGCCCCCTCCGCCTGCAG AGGACACGGGGCAGAAGCTGGCATTGGAGACGCTAGACGAGCTGGACTGGTGCCTGGATCAGTTGGAGACGCTGCAGACCCGGCACTCGGTGGGGGAGATGGCCTCCAACAAG TTCAAGCGGATCCTAAACCGGGAGTTGACCCACCTGTCCGAAACCAGCCGCTCGGGGAACCAGGTGTCCGAGTACATCTCCCGGACCTTCCTGG ACCAGCAGActgaggtggagctgcccaaggtgACCGCTGAGGAGGCCCCGCAGCCCATGTCCCGGATCAGTGGCCTACATGGGCTCTGCCATGGTGCCAGCCTCTCCTCAGCCACTGTCCCACGCTTTGGGGTCCAGACTGACCAGGAGGAACAGCTGGCCAAG GAGCTAGAAGACACCAACAGGTGGGGACTTGACGTGTTCAAGGTGGCGGAGCTAAGTGGGAACCGGCCCCTTACAGCTATCATATTCAGCATTTTTCAG GAGCGGGACCTGCTGAAGACATTCCAGATCCCAGCAGACACACTGGCCACCTACCTGCTGATGCTGGAGGGTCACTACCATGCCGATGTGGCCTATCACAACAGCCTACATGCCGCCGATGTGGCCCAGTCCACGCATGTGCTGCTGGCTACACCTGCCCTTGAG GCTGTGTTCACAGACTTGGAAATCCTGGCTGCCCTCTTTGCAAGCGCCATCCATGATGTGGACCATCCTGGGGTCTCCAACCAGTTTCTGATTAACACCA ACTCAGAGCTGGCGCTTATGTACAATGATGCCTCCGTGCTGGAGAACCACCACCTGGCTGTGGGCTTCAAGCTGCTGCAGGCAAAGAACTGCGATATCTTCCAGAACCTCAGCACCAAGCAGCGACTGAGTCTGCGCAGGATGGTCATTGACATG GTGCTGGCCACAGACATGTCCAAACACATGAACCTCCTGGCCGACCTCAAGACCATGGTGGAGACCAAGAAGGTGACAAGCCTCGGCGTCCTCCTCCTGGACAACTATTCCGACCGAATCCAG GTTTTGCAGAATCTGGTGCACTGCGCTGACCTGAGCAACCCCACCAAGCCGCTGCCCCTGTACCGCCAGTGGACAGACCGTATCATGGCCGAGTTCTTCCATCAGGGAGACCGCGAGCGTGAGTCGGGCCTGGACATCAGTCCCATGTGTGACAAGCACACGGCCTCAGTGGAGAAGTCCCAG GTGGGTTTCATTGACTACATTGCCCACCCACTGTGGGAGACTTGGGCTGACCTGGTCCACCCAGACGCACAGGACCTGCTGGACACGCTGGAGGACAATCGAGAGTGGTACCAGAGCAAGATCCCCCGAAGTCCCTCAGACCTCACCAACCCTGAATGGGGTGGGCCTGACAGATTCCAGTTTGAGCTGActctggaggaggcagaggaagaggatgaggaggaggaagaggacggGGAAGAGACAGCTTTAGACAAAGAGGCCTTGGAGTTGCCTAACACTGAACTCCTGTCCCCGGAAGCTGGCCCAGACCCTGGGGACTTACCCCTCGACAACCAGAGGACTTAG
- the LOC101010706 gene encoding cAMP-specific 3',5'-cyclic phosphodiesterase 4C isoform X2: MPRSSQFKRILNRELTHLSETSRSGNQVSEYISRTFLDQQTEVELPKVTAEEAPQPMSRISGLHGLCHGASLSSATVPRFGVQTDQEEQLAKELEDTNRWGLDVFKVAELSGNRPLTAIIFSIFQERDLLKTFQIPADTLATYLLMLEGHYHADVAYHNSLHAADVAQSTHVLLATPALEAVFTDLEILAALFASAIHDVDHPGVSNQFLINTNSELALMYNDASVLENHHLAVGFKLLQAKNCDIFQNLSTKQRLSLRRMVIDMVLATDMSKHMNLLADLKTMVETKKVTSLGVLLLDNYSDRIQVLQNLVHCADLSNPTKPLPLYRQWTDRIMAEFFHQGDRERESGLDISPMCDKHTASVEKSQVGFIDYIAHPLWETWADLVHPDAQDLLDTLEDNREWYQSKIPRSPSDLTNPEWGGPDRFQFELTLEEAEEEDEEEEEDGEETALDKEALELPNTELLSPEAGPDPGDLPLDNQRT, translated from the exons ATGCCTAGGAGCAGCCAA TTCAAGCGGATCCTAAACCGGGAGTTGACCCACCTGTCCGAAACCAGCCGCTCGGGGAACCAGGTGTCCGAGTACATCTCCCGGACCTTCCTGG ACCAGCAGActgaggtggagctgcccaaggtgACCGCTGAGGAGGCCCCGCAGCCCATGTCCCGGATCAGTGGCCTACATGGGCTCTGCCATGGTGCCAGCCTCTCCTCAGCCACTGTCCCACGCTTTGGGGTCCAGACTGACCAGGAGGAACAGCTGGCCAAG GAGCTAGAAGACACCAACAGGTGGGGACTTGACGTGTTCAAGGTGGCGGAGCTAAGTGGGAACCGGCCCCTTACAGCTATCATATTCAGCATTTTTCAG GAGCGGGACCTGCTGAAGACATTCCAGATCCCAGCAGACACACTGGCCACCTACCTGCTGATGCTGGAGGGTCACTACCATGCCGATGTGGCCTATCACAACAGCCTACATGCCGCCGATGTGGCCCAGTCCACGCATGTGCTGCTGGCTACACCTGCCCTTGAG GCTGTGTTCACAGACTTGGAAATCCTGGCTGCCCTCTTTGCAAGCGCCATCCATGATGTGGACCATCCTGGGGTCTCCAACCAGTTTCTGATTAACACCA ACTCAGAGCTGGCGCTTATGTACAATGATGCCTCCGTGCTGGAGAACCACCACCTGGCTGTGGGCTTCAAGCTGCTGCAGGCAAAGAACTGCGATATCTTCCAGAACCTCAGCACCAAGCAGCGACTGAGTCTGCGCAGGATGGTCATTGACATG GTGCTGGCCACAGACATGTCCAAACACATGAACCTCCTGGCCGACCTCAAGACCATGGTGGAGACCAAGAAGGTGACAAGCCTCGGCGTCCTCCTCCTGGACAACTATTCCGACCGAATCCAG GTTTTGCAGAATCTGGTGCACTGCGCTGACCTGAGCAACCCCACCAAGCCGCTGCCCCTGTACCGCCAGTGGACAGACCGTATCATGGCCGAGTTCTTCCATCAGGGAGACCGCGAGCGTGAGTCGGGCCTGGACATCAGTCCCATGTGTGACAAGCACACGGCCTCAGTGGAGAAGTCCCAG GTGGGTTTCATTGACTACATTGCCCACCCACTGTGGGAGACTTGGGCTGACCTGGTCCACCCAGACGCACAGGACCTGCTGGACACGCTGGAGGACAATCGAGAGTGGTACCAGAGCAAGATCCCCCGAAGTCCCTCAGACCTCACCAACCCTGAATGGGGTGGGCCTGACAGATTCCAGTTTGAGCTGActctggaggaggcagaggaagaggatgaggaggaggaagaggacggGGAAGAGACAGCTTTAGACAAAGAGGCCTTGGAGTTGCCTAACACTGAACTCCTGTCCCCGGAAGCTGGCCCAGACCCTGGGGACTTACCCCTCGACAACCAGAGGACTTAG